Part of the Listeria innocua genome is shown below.
CAGACTGGTTTGATGGGCATCTTGCACGTAAATATAATTTAATTACAAACTTCGGTAAATTTGCGGATCCAATGGCAGATAAATTACTTGTAGCTGCAGCATTTATCATTCTAGTTGAAATGCATATTGCTCCTTCTTGGGTAGTTATTTTAATCATCAGTCGCGAACTTGCTGTAACAGGTCTACGTTTACTTCTTGTAGAAGGCGGCGAAGTTTTAGCAGCTGGCCAACTTGGGAAAATTAAAACATTCACACAAATGATTGCAATTCCACTTATGTTATTAAACAATTTCCCATTTGCTTGGACAGGTATCCGTGTTGACTTAATTTTCTTATATGTATGTGCATTCTTTGCAGTATGGTCTGGAATAGACTATTTCTACAAAAATCGCGGAGTATTTAAAGGTTCTATGTAATAAATAAAAAAGCATACCATTGTGTGCTTTTTTTCTATACAAAAAAATGAATGGAGATGGATTCAAATGGCAAGCGCAGAAATTATTGCAGTTGGAACAGAACTTTTACTAGGACAAATCGTGAACTCTAATGCTGCTTTTATTTCAGAAGAATTAGCAGCTAACGGGATTTATGTCTACCATCACACTGTCGTTGGTGACAACCCTAAACGTTTAAAAGATGTGATAGACATTGCTGAAAAACGTAGTGATATTCTCATTTTTACGGGTGGATTAGGTCCTACAGAAGACGATATTACGAAACAAATTTTA
Proteins encoded:
- the pgsA gene encoding CDP-diacylglycerol--glycerol-3-phosphate 3-phosphatidyltransferase; translated protein: MNLPNKLTVIRIFMIPIFVVLCVVPFDWGSVSWLDSTIPVTSLVATIIFIVAALTDWFDGHLARKYNLITNFGKFADPMADKLLVAAAFIILVEMHIAPSWVVILIISRELAVTGLRLLLVEGGEVLAAGQLGKIKTFTQMIAIPLMLLNNFPFAWTGIRVDLIFLYVCAFFAVWSGIDYFYKNRGVFKGSM